TGGCTGCATCCCATATTTTCCAATATGCCTCATTGCTTGGCCTAAAGAGAACCGTGAAATATATGCATGCGCCGTTTATATATAGGTGAGATACGTGAGCCATCACCGCCACAACCCCTTCAATATTAATTATGGAGTTCCTGATGCCCTCGTAAATCAGCGGCAGCCTTGACCACGTGCCGGCAACCTCTATAGTATCGAACCATAGACCTAATTTCTTGACTCTATCTATTTCCTCATCGATATTGAACCTATTCTTGTACCATAAATTGAAGAATTCATCATCTGTTGATTCACCGTCATGCTTCATGATTATTTCCCTGGCCTTGCTCCACATAAGCGTCACTAGGTCATCATTATATCCCTCAAAGTTAATTATTAGGGTTGGCTTATTAGTGCCGAACCTTATGCTTGACTCATACTCATCGTATAGCCTAGCAATGGCGGGGGTAATCCTATTGATCATGAGTTCCCTAAGGGCCTTGATACCATCATTGATGGACCTAAATGCATATGATCCATTTATGGTGAATGCAGGTAATGGTACTATCCTTAGCACTGCCTTAGTTATTATGCCTAACAATCCCTCAGAGCCGATGAAGAGGTGCTTAAGCGATGGACCAGTTGATGCTCGTGGAACAGTATTACGCCGAAGCCAAGTTATTTTACCGCTTGGCAATACTATCTCTAGGTTCAGCGTAATATCCTCTATATTGCCGTAGAGAGTACTGTATTCCCCTGAGCTCATGGTGGCTATTAATCCACCTATAGTCGCGTAATCGAATGATTGAGGCACATGTCTAAGGCTGTGCCCAGCCTCATTTAGTTTGGTCTCCACATCCCTTAGCTTAGCCCCCGCCTCGACCGTTATAGTTTGGTCATCAATATTGATATCAAGCACTTTATTTAGCCCAGTCATATCGATCACTATGGAGCCTCCGCCTGCAGATGACCCGGTAACGCTGGATCCGCCTCCATAGATGACCACGGGAATCTTCTTCTCATTGCCATTAATTACCTTTAATGCCGTGGCAACATCATTCTCATTACTTGGCAGAACAACTGCGGCCGGCCTTGGCGGCTTTTCATTAAACACTTGTTCACGCATCATTAGTAATGGCCAAAAATCCCTAGCATACTTTTCGAGAGATGATTCATCCGTTACAACCTTATCATTGCCGAGCACTTTAATTAATTCATTAATTACTTGCACTTCATTCTCACCACTATTTTCTTAATGGTGTCCCTATTTAATGATACCTTCTCCTCATTTGGCTTCACGCGAATATCGGGATCCACATGGATTCCCCTAATTAGGTCCCTAAACCCCCACTTACCGTGAAATACATTTAACATCGCTGCTACTCCTCTAGCCGTGACTTCAACATCGCGTTGCCGCTCTATCTCTATATTGAGTGCGGTTGCCAGTAGTTTCAGGAATAATGTGCTTCGCGATAATCCACCATCGACCCTGAGCAGATTAACGTTGGCGTTATTCCTGATTTTATCAAATATTATACCAATTAATTGGACAAGTCCCTCCATTACGGCCCTCACAAACGATTCCCTGGTAACGCCTAGGGTGAGGCCATCTATTAAGCCCCTGGCGCACGGTCTTTGAGGAACATTGACTCCAGCCAATGCTGGCACTACAATTAAATCGCCAATGCCTACTCCAGCTAATTTATCCAACTCCTCGGGGGCACTTATGAGGCCGAGCTTAGTCAGCCAATCAATGACTGATCCAGTCGCCGGAAGAAAGCCCTCAACTCCATAAAATGATTCATTGCCTACCTTAAGCATCAGCAGCGGCAGTAAGCCACTGCCTATCTTGAATTCATTGGTTGCGGCATCCACGAATGATCCGGTTCCATTAGTTACCTTACCGCAGCCAGATTCCATGCATCCCTCGCCAACCATTGCTGCCTGCTGATCAGCTATCATGACGCCGATATCAATGCCATTTATATTACCATGGTCATATATATTATCAACAATATCGGGATTTATTGCCTCCGGTATTCCCAGAACATCATATACCGCCTTGATTCTCCTGAAATTACTTGGATTCCAAAGCCCCGTCAGCGCCTCATTAGTGGCATCGTTAATGTATTTACCGCTTATTAAAAATGCCAAAAAGGAGCTAAGGGTTCCCACATAGGCATCGCCTCTCTTAATTCGCTCCAATAAGTCGCCCCTATTCCTCTTTAGCCATAGTATCTGCACGGCTGGGGACGTGGACACTAATATGCTGCTTAACGGCGGCACATGCTTCAGTAGCGATAATGGAAACTTATTAATGACCTCCAACCCCCTCCTGTCTAGCCAAGTAATTATATTGGTAAGGGGATTACCGGATCTGTCCCATACTATTATAGACGCCCTATAAGTGGAGATCCCAATGAGCCTAACATCCCTGCTTCTCGCTGTATTTAATAGGTGATTAAATGCCGCCTTAAGTGCTTCGGCGTCTTGCTCTGCATAATAACTTCGTGGGAACAGCATCGGCACATTAATGGATTCTTGATATTCATGGTTTAATTCATCATCATATATAATCAGTTTCATGCTTGTTGTTCCCACATCTATAACGCCGAGATTCATTTAATTGACACCCCTAATGCATACCTTATCGGTCTTAGGGAGATCTATCACGGCAGCATCGCCATGAATCGCGTATTCCTTATCATTAATCATTATCTTCCCACCACCCCTTAACGCGACTATTACCCTGCGTGTTTTTCCCTTGATTAAGTTCCCTGGATATATTGGTATATTGCTATCTATAATTATTGGTTCGCCATCGCCGATTAATTCATGTGCCATTATCTTCCCGCTTTCCATTATAATGTTTGGATCAAATGACTCAATAACGGCTTGCCCAATTGCTCGGAGCTCAGGGAATGGGTTGTGTGTCTTAAATATGGCTACTATTAGGGTGTCGGCATCGATCCATTTATCATAAATGCGAACGCCCTCCACCCTGCTTGTCCCCTTGATGCGATTGATAGTGCCTTTAATCATGGTCACATCGCTTACGGGATTTGAATCTATCTTTGTTGGGGTCACCAATGTGACCATGCATCCAAGTTTAGTCAATTCATTGCTTAATAAGGCGGCATATGCATTATCTCCATATATCACAATTCTTTTCCCCGGCAATAAGCCATAGTGGATCAAATCAAGCACGGCGTGAAATGTATACACGCCTGCCGGTCTATCTCCATATACCCCTAATTCAGGCAAAGTTGCGACTCGAAAACCAGTAGCGGCCACTGCATCCCTAAGCTCACTATAGCTATTTCCCCGCAACTCATAGATTCTTTCATTAATCCTAATAGCCGCTGCGCTCACTATATTGGTTCTATGCCTTGCGCAATCAATGAATGAATCAATTCCTGGATACAATATGTTAACACCGCCCACGCGGTCCCTATATTCAATAACCCTGGCATCGACGCCAGCCTCTTCAAGTTCAAGGGCCAGGGATAAACCGGCAATGCCTGCGCCAATTATCGAGTAACTAACCATGAATTGCCACCTGACTTCGTTAACTTGCTAGGATCGACGCCCAATTCCTCGGAGATCACCTTAATTGCCTTTCCAAGGCACATACCTTGACAAATGCCCATGCCCAGTCCAGTAATGAATGCAACCCCATCAAGAGTCTTGGCGCCGCGCTTAATGGCATTACGGATATCGCTCCTCGTGATGGTCATGCATGGACAAATGACTTCTCCATCATCAGTTATGTGCTTGCCCTCCCTCACCAAGTCCCTAGTGAATATGATGGGCTTAACTTCTTTGGCATCCTTTTTAGCTTGCAATTCAATGCCTGAATCCTTAGCCATATTAATGACTCTCTTAGCTATTGCTGGGGCAGCGGTTAGTCCAGGGGATTCAATGCCTATTAAGTGAATGATTCGTTTGCTCGTATTACTATACGTTATGATGAAGTCATCGCCCTCCGGAATGGGCCTAACGCCAGCATATGCCTTTATTGGTATCGAATTGTGTCTAGGCATTATTCGCTTAAATTTCTCGAGAAGTACCTGAATATCATTTTCATTAACTGCCCTATCATCCCTATCGCCGGCGGACAGGCTTGGGCCCCATATGGTAGTGCCAAACATGGTTGGGATTATTGCGCCTCCTTTAGTTTTTGGGTTAGGCATTAATTGTAGGGGGGTCACTATGCTTCTCGTTTGCTCGCCCCAAAACACTAACATTGCGCCCTTCCCGAACTCTATTCTATACTCGTCTCCAAACATCTTAGCTATTTCAGCAGAATATAAACCAGCCGCATTCACTAGGAGCCGCGCCCCATACTCGCCTCTGCTGGTCGATATGATCACGCGATCATTAGTTACGCTCGCATTATTGATTGTGGTCTCTAGGAGGAAATCAACACCATTTAGCGAGCAGAAATTATAGAGTTGAGACACTAATTCAAATGAATTAATCACGCCATAACCATCTATTTTAATGCCTCCCAGGCCCTTTACATTAGGTTCAAGCCTAGTTAACTCCCTGGAGCCAAGAATACTTATCTTAAATCCATGCTTACCATAGATGCGCTTG
The Thermocladium sp. ECH_B DNA segment above includes these coding regions:
- a CDS encoding carbohydrate kinase, translated to MNLGVIDVGTTSMKLIIYDDELNHEYQESINVPMLFPRSYYAEQDAEALKAAFNHLLNTARSRDVRLIGISTYRASIIVWDRSGNPLTNIITWLDRRGLEVINKFPLSLLKHVPPLSSILVSTSPAVQILWLKRNRGDLLERIKRGDAYVGTLSSFLAFLISGKYINDATNEALTGLWNPSNFRRIKAVYDVLGIPEAINPDIVDNIYDHGNINGIDIGVMIADQQAAMVGEGCMESGCGKVTNGTGSFVDAATNEFKIGSGLLPLLMLKVGNESFYGVEGFLPATGSVIDWLTKLGLISAPEELDKLAGVGIGDLIVVPALAGVNVPQRPCARGLIDGLTLGVTRESFVRAVMEGLVQLIGIIFDKIRNNANVNLLRVDGGLSRSTLFLKLLATALNIEIERQRDVEVTARGVAAMLNVFHGKWGFRDLIRGIHVDPDIRVKPNEEKVSLNRDTIKKIVVRMKCK
- a CDS encoding monooxygenase produces the protein MVSYSIIGAGIAGLSLALELEEAGVDARVIEYRDRVGGVNILYPGIDSFIDCARHRTNIVSAAAIRINERIYELRGNSYSELRDAVAATGFRVATLPELGVYGDRPAGVYTFHAVLDLIHYGLLPGKRIVIYGDNAYAALLSNELTKLGCMVTLVTPTKIDSNPVSDVTMIKGTINRIKGTSRVEGVRIYDKWIDADTLIVAIFKTHNPFPELRAIGQAVIESFDPNIIMESGKIMAHELIGDGEPIIIDSNIPIYPGNLIKGKTRRVIVALRGGGKIMINDKEYAIHGDAAVIDLPKTDKVCIRGVN
- a CDS encoding FAD-dependent oxidoreductase gives rise to the protein YNAKILVIDKNVEPGFGVSKGHAGVIHVVQPPFNTLRSKLAIEGNRLYEDISRKLHVEIKRMSTILVAESPAHLLALPAVWLVLKRIYGKHGFKISILGSRELTRLEPNVKGLGGIKIDGYGVINSFELVSQLYNFCSLNGVDFLLETTINNASVTNDRVIISTSRGEYGARLLVNAAGLYSAEIAKMFGDEYRIEFGKGAMLVFWGEQTRSIVTPLQLMPNPKTKGGAIIPTMFGTTIWGPSLSAGDRDDRAVNENDIQVLLEKFKRIMPRHNSIPIKAYAGVRPIPEGDDFIITYSNTSKRIIHLIGIESPGLTAAPAIAKRVINMAKDSGIELQAKKDAKEVKPIIFTRDLVREGKHITDDGEVICPCMTITRSDIRNAIKRGAKTLDGVAFITGLGMGICQGMCLGKAIKVISEELGVDPSKLTKSGGNSWLVTR